The sequence below is a genomic window from Pagrus major chromosome 20, Pma_NU_1.0.
CGTGCAAATTACTCCGCCACCCACTTCCAGACTGGTGAGGCCTGTAGCTAGTATCCCGAAACGATGGAAGTGATGGATGTGTATCAGCACCCCTCCAAAGCCTCTTCACAGTGTGAGCTGCACCTCTCTAGTGCTATCAGCATGCCACATATGTCTTGGCACTAGCATGTTGCTGCCAAATCCTCATCGccctccccttctcctcccctgTGGCTCCAAACACAGCATTAAGAGTTTATGGGGTTTGGGCTGTATTGGAAATGCCATGCACTCGTCTTCTGGATAGCAGGATTAGCTCTCCTCGCTGTATTTCTACTCCAAGAGCCTTCCTGTACTGATGACACAAGCAATACAGCGATGAGTGTTTGTTCATTTACTGTGCACAAATGCAtgtccctctccctccctcctctcactccacacacacacacacacacacacacacacacatgctcaagggtgcctgcgcacacacacacacacacacaagcgtaCCATACATGCATAAGGGGGATATCAGATTCAATGTGCAATGACACAGTGAGGACATAGTGGAAAGAGgggggaaggaaggaaagagagaggaggcacAGGGTGGGTTTGGCATGGGCGGCGtggaatcattttttaaatggcGCGGGGGTTGGAAGGCAAAAAGATGCACGGAGAGAGGAGACAACGGCTCTGAAAGGCAGCCAGGGTGAGAGAGGCTGGATGTGGGCTAAGATTTCAGCATGAGTGATAGGGAATGAGGGAAGAAGGGGAAAGAGGGAAAGGAGGAATATCCTCTGCACCACTGTGTGACTGGAAATTTAATAGAGGGAGCGAGatagagggagaaagagagggaaggagagagaggtagatgggtgggagagagaggcagaggagggggaggggagaggaagagagaggcaaAAGGCACAGAGACCTCATTGCTGTGCGGCTTTCAGCAAAAGCTAGTGGTCGTGAACAATGCTCACTACGGCAttcacagagagggaggaggggagggagggaggagcgagggagggagagagatggagatggagagggggggagagagtgTATATATCTTGGGGGTCTTTCTGAAGCATAACTGGCCTTCTCTGTCCTTTGACCTTTAGTGTGAGCTGAGACAGAGCAAAGATGCACTGAGATTTATTTTCCCCCGACACACACTGCTCTTTGGTTGTGGATAGAGGCTACAGAGGGTGCTCCTCTTCTCCTGCACAAACTGAAATAGATGCTATCCACCTTGCAAAGGGGGGATAATGATGATAGGAGCTAAAGCGCTCGACACATGTGGACACACGCATGACAAAGATCAATACGGGGAGGCCACTTAGAGAGAAAGACTGACGTGTCTTCACCGGCTCAAGCATCTTTATTGGCTAATAACTTGCTGACAGTCTTTGCAATTTACTAATTAAAGCATGCACCAGCAGCAGACTGCTAAACTCTTACTTCAtatgcacattttcaggttttataATGTGAGACCTCACCGGGGTGCAGATTGTTTGCTCTCCAAGTCTGATGCAAGTAATGAGAGCCGTGGCTTCCTTATGcacagctttaaaggtgcaatgtgtaaggATTGGCGTCTTGTCGAATTCGCACTCACAACAaataaggggcagcatatcattaCCATATCATTACCgataactgctgctagctgtagctcccgttagctagttagctctcTGAATCTGATGGCAAATAATCACAGCGGTGGCTTCCTTATGCACAGCTtcaaaggggcaatatgtaggGATTGTCATCTTGTTGAacatcaccagaataactgctaactgctgctaactgtaactactgttagctagttagctcagctaaTTGTGCAGCTggtgggagctcagagcaccaggggaatgttggtgtttacaaTGCTAGCACCGGAGTTTTTTGATGGAGACGGGCCagggctagttggttagcatgctaactctaGTAGATATCTCCGCAACGCATAGCGTCGAAACGGTTATTACTTTGCATTCTGTTGATATATTTAGCAAAAGgggcaacatgtaagaattttggttgaaaacattcaaaactttaTTCAAATTATCAACATAATGTTGAAGGAATGACAATTTTGACGCAATGATGTCTACGTATTGTTTAGCCAGTAAGCCGCTAaacagctagccccggcccgtcccGGTCCAAAGCGCCCGTTCTAGCAAGGTAAACAACTGAATTCAACAGATGGCCAGTTCTCACATGTCGCACCTTTTAATTACTGAACGTCTTCAATTAAAAATCTTACATACTGCGCCTTTAAATCCACCACAGACAGCTGCTTTACTCATATGCAAAGACTGCAGAAAACAGACCTCATTAGTTAGCTAGATTTAATCTGAGCGGGCCATTACTAAAATGCATGTGCTAGCGCCGCACATTCATTATGGATATGGACATTAGTAGGCCTACACAACTCTTTTAGGCTCGGTGGAGCACAAATGTTTCTTTACTGCAGCAACAGCAGTAAACAGGTGTGTGTTACATGGTGATTCACAGGGCAAACTGAGCAAGAACTGCCTGAAAATCTCACAGAAATGGGATGAAAATGGCAGAAAACACACTGTCTCAATTTATTCTGCTGATCATTCAGTGCTGCTGAGTCATATTAATGAATATGACCACACACTCATTACATGCACAGGGCTTATGCTGCTGCGCTGGGGATATGAGCCCAAACCTGCAGACTAAAACAAACCAGACTGCCATGAATCTCACAGCATTCAGCCTTTAGATGGAGAGATTAAACGCTTAAATCATCTAAAGAGCGCAGGTACATCCATCCATAAGTGGCTGCTCCTTCCTCCGTCTATTCCTCTACCGCTGCCTTAGTGGGATTCAGACCGAAACATACGGAATGTGCGTAAAGAGCCGCTTATGCTGGACGCAAAATGCTCTGCCCACCGGGCGCCGTCGCGTTTGCTGCCTGCGTTCCTCTCCAAGGATGATAAGGCGCATGGATGCACTCGTCCCAGACCTCGTTCCTAAATGTGATAATACTAACATCCTCTTCTCCAACGAGCCCTTAATCtgatctctttgtttttgtgtgtgtttttttttcttttcacccctccgtgtgtgcgtgtgtctgtgtgtgcgtgtgtgtatgtgtgtatggaTTGTGTTCATCTTTAACCTGCCATCGCTGTAGCCCCCCGCGTTGCGTTGGCGCTGCGGAATAGCCTACGAGAACAAGAGCCAGCTCTCAGCCGTGGAAACAAGCGAATCAATTtagggaagaggagaaaaaaaggagaggtaGATAGCGAGGCTGGAAAAACTGGACGATCGGGAGAAAAGGGGACGAGGGGAGAGAAAACATCGACCGTCCTGACGCCGCAGCCGCCGGAACATTAAGGTACGTGTATATTGGGGATGTACAGGTAGAAGGGGGCTGAAATGGCCGGCGTAATTATTGCATTTTGTTACCTAATCTGCATTGATGCTAAAATCACTCGCCGGATGATCCGGATTGAATCATAAAACGTGCAAAGGATGCACAGATGCACGGCGATTCAAgtgaataattaaaacaaaaaaaaaaagactcagtGAGCGTCGATGTCAGCGGAATGAAGCCGTGTTACAGTCAAATAACACGGCTCCTTATGTAAGCCCTGTGCGTCTCACACGTCCGCACATTTTCCCCACAATTTCTCCAGAAACATCCCCGAGCCCGTCTTGTGTATGGATTATATTTGGGTGCAGTCGTGTTGTCATTACCCCTcgaagggagagagagaatgggaTGCAAGCCATTTTGTAATGCAGCATGTGCAGAATTAGGCCTATTCAGAATTTCAATTGCGCTCCCCCGAAGAAGGTGCGCCGTAGTGAGCGCAGCTGCATAGATGAATAAGGCCATTCTGTTGAATTGTAGGAGATATTATGCTGGAGGCTATATGATGAGGAGAGGTTGCAGATTAGACGCTCAGACTGCAGGAGAGGAGCAGTCAGGttgtggctcttttttttttcttttttttttttctctttttatgaGAGAAACAGTTCAATGTGATCACCATCAGCTGAAAGTTGGGGGGAATATGTTTGGTATGTTATCTCTCTGCttaaaaaaggcaacaaaaaaaagcgCTGCTTGTGGTGAAATGCGCCCCATCCTGCCCCTGATTCCCACGTCCTGAATCAATCTAGTGTTGTCATagttacagcagatgatgttgGCCCTGCTGCACCTGTGTCGCTTTGTGCTCATCGAGACCATCTGTAAATACATGAGGTCTAATTGGGCCTTGtgtaggcacacacacaggaaacatccCCACAAAAACAACACGATTTTTGCCCCTTCATAAACCTTAATGACTCCGTCGTGGAGAGgcaaggagggggggggggggggggggggggggggggggggggcattgATACAATCAAGGCGCTTACGATGATGTGATTAGTTTGTAGCAATTGGTCAGCAGCTTGCAGCTAATTTGTCTTTTCACGACTGAGCGCTTTCTCAGGCCTGATCGAACAATCGATATCTACATGGTTGCAATCTGCTCTTGACATGGAAAAACGGCGAAGATCAAGATGGAGAAAATGACCTGTGagtgaaattgtgtgtgtgtgtggggggggacAAATACAAGCTTAAGAAAACACGTTGTGCACAAGGCCACTGATGGAGGAGTTGGCAAGGTGTAatgttctggaaaaaaaaaaagaagaaggaaaaaaaaaaagagcatcaTCGGTGGATGCTGGTGGAGAAGTTGAAGAAGGGAGGTCAAGGCAACAGGCGTCCTGCTCGCAGTTTCAAGGTCTCTCTCCCTTAATACAATTCGACCCTTTATATAGAATGTCTTTAGTGACTTTTGCCACTTAATGCAAAGATGATAAGCTAAGTGTTATTTTGAGAGGAAAATGCACCAATCAGTTTACTGCTGACAGCTTCCATTTGGTCTGAAAATGCGTCTTTTCCTGTGATGATTtgcatttttgccattttttttagaTGAACATCAGAATgcatttttgctcattttccaTAAATTTACATTCTTGGACAATAGACTTATCCATTACCTCTACATTAGTACAATTTCAGGAATTGTAGCAGTGGCGGGAGAAATTATGGAGTGGCATAGCTAATGTTGTCAAGACGACTCCatcatgaggagaaaaaaagacaaagcaccaccttaaaggggcactatgtcgttttggaaaagagaataaaactcagaattttattatttacaatattaataaggtcataatacaaactcagaaatatttattgtttccataactgaataaacaagctgttctcagaggaaaataaggtccccagaacactgtttgaagctagaaaggtgccagggtccgccacatataaacaaagtaaaacagtatgaaactgtgttgtcctttaaggtcagtttgtttattcagtcatgaaaacaaaaagagtttgtttattctgtttgtttaggAAAtgcagatctttctcttctgattaaaatgtcctctccaaaactacctagtgctcctttaacagtACCTCAAATACAAGTTCCAGTGTGTAAAACACAAATTCTGGTTTCAGACATCAGTTATTTGACCTGCTGTATGTTGACGATACGTTTTGATGCTTCCATGAATCATATTCTGTTTTGCAAATCATAACTATCAAACCACCGTCCTGGATCAGATACAGCTCTGACGTCTGGGACATACATTGAAATTTCTCACCTCAGTCAAATTACTGAAATGCATAATCACCTGCTGGATGTGGATGAGACAGAGACTCCTCAGTGTAAAAAACAGCATAATGACGAGCGCTGCAACATTTAAGTTATCAACATCCTCTTATTAGAGATGAACGTGTTGTGATTCCCCCGAGGCAGTTACATATGGGACGGTTGTGGGTATGGATGTGTgatcatctgtgtttgtgtgtgtgtgttttagagagagagaatctGTGGGATGTGCATCTGAAAACGTCTATTTTTAGCATTGCACTCCCTTATGAGCGTTCTTAATAGCTGCTTTAAGAGTTCTCAGAGCTATGTTTTTAATATAGACTGGTGTTGACCTAATCCTCAGACCTTGTAGATGTGAAGATTCATGGCAAATGTGCTCCCTCTGTCGAGATGTTGAAGGCCAAGGTTCAACTATGTGCTTTCTCAGGCTTCCCTGaacatatattttaatatacaAAACTAGTTTTTCAACATTTAGTGCATGAAGGCATCGACTGAGGAGAAGACGGTTGATTTTATAGCTGATTTAACACCAAAAACACTGAGCTTTAAGTCAAATATAAGTTGATTTAGGCCATAACGGTGCTGCTGAAAGGATTTGAACAGCAAATGTTCATCAAGCTCAGCTAAACACAGTAATGTGGAATAGGGCACTggacagtaaaaacacaagatgGTGAGTGAGCAGGTTGCCACAGCAACCGTGTTTCTAGGAGCGCATGCATCGTCGCTGCATAGGAGAGGAGATGCTAAGGACTGCCATGGAGCCTTTTCAAAAATAACCTATTTATTAGACAATACACACATTAGGAACATGTTTCCAAAAGTGATCTTATAATAAACGTCAGCAGTGATAACACTGCGGTCACTAATGTGACAAATAAAGatctcatttgttttcaacagaCAACCAAGGCTTGTGACTGCTAGAGAGATAGTGTCGTACATAGCGTGCTCGAGAAAACAATGAACACTTTCTATTTGGTCTGATCATTGTAGGAGAAGCAGCCCAGCCTTTTCTAAATTTAGTGCCGATGCTTGCAGCCATTCCTGCTTTAAGAAGATTGTGACGCTCTCTTGACCAaagacacacaatcacacatttATCCAtcacaaaagacagaaaagtattttgcagcatcttttttttttttgtgcttgttgGCATTTCCATATTTGGCTCATTAACTCTAATGGTTGGGGATCTTGTCTGGTTGTGCGTTGCTTATTGTGCACAGCATGTGCATTGCAGTAAAATTTCAGGAGTCAATAATCATTCCTTCATATCTTAATTGCTAaattactgctgctgcttcatgaTGGATTGCATGAATCTCTGCATTAACCTGAGGTCTCTATGAGTCCCGGCGGTAGTTGTAATTGCGTTCAACAAAACATtgcattcttttttttaaagctaaattTTTGACAGGACAACAGAACGGTCCATTAGTTATAATACCTGACTTATTCACTGTCCATGCTGTTTCTAAACTGAAAACAGTTCAAAAAGGGCCAAgtccacaaacacagacaaccCAACTGAGCCCACGAGACACAACCGTggacaacacaaaacaaacaccccaataaagacaaaaacattgcCTCGAGTACACCAGTTACATCTCAATCTACCAATCCATTACACTAGGTGCCAGGATAAATTTCGTCAGTCATTCCTCTGTTGTGGCGATAAAGGAGACGAGGAACAACCTTGCATTCCTTTGAAAGTGATATTCCACTTCAGCCAGTATGTAGACTGTGTGACCAGAAGCATACCAGTATCATAAAGTGGATGATGACACTGTAGTCCTAATGGCTCTGCTGCAGCCCTTGTGACCCAGCTTGAGGTTTTAGAGTTTTGTGGCCATTTCAGACCATGACCCACATGTTAAGTTCAACCTATGAAGAAAATGGCAGCTGACTCACCAGTTAGACTACAGGCCACAATTCAAGAGCCACCTCCTTAGAAAAGAAAGCCTGACCAAGCTTGTCATAGACTGTGGGGACGGGACACCGCAATAGTTTGagatttaaaacattcagtccTTGGAAAACATGCATGAATATGTGCTAGGCTAATATCTTAAAGCTACTGCACTGTGCACTTACTtgacctccttcctctctctctctctctctgcttttctctcttccctctaCAGTGAGAAGCCTCCACAGAGACAACACTTTCAAGAGCAAATCCTCCCCCAAACTTGATATTCTAATAATTGTCATGGGAACAAAGATTACACGGTTCCCTAAAATGACAGAGTAAGGTGTTTGATAGTCAAAGAAGCATGAGCAAAGTAAAATAAGAACCTATCAATGATAAATAGAGCCTttaacacaacatcacactTTATCCCCTCAATTTTTAAAGTGCTcgaaagagaaaaaacagaataagaGCAATCAGTATGAACATCAAGATAAGCACTTAGATCCCCTTGTTTGGAGGTGACTTATCAACATCATAGCAATAGGGGTGGGTCATGACTCAGTTGCCATGCGTCTTGTCATGGTGACCAGCCCCTGTACCCCTTCCCCCCTCCTCTGGTTGGTCCAGCTCTTGTTGTGGTTTCACAACCATGGACCTCAGCTGACAGAGGCAGCGCCCCCCTGCCCCAGCCTCTGTACCTGCTCCAATCAGGCGAGTCGCGTCATCTGTACAAGGAAGAGCTTAGATCAAGTCCCAGAGAGTATTTCAGAGAACACAAGATACCTCAATCTACAAGAGAACACAATTCAGGTAAATATCTACAAACAGACCGACACATGCACTGAATTCATGCATTTTGAAAGCAGTAATTCTGATGTTGCTACAACATGCctccatgtttttgtttccacacCAGGTGATCAAGTCTGACACTTTTAAGCACCTGCGGCATTTGGAAATCCTCCAGCTCTCCAAGAACCACATCCGGCAAATTGAGGTGGGAGCTTTCAATGGCCTTCCCAACCTCAACACACTGGAGCTTTTCGACAACCGTCTCACAGTGGTGCCGTCACAAGCCTTTGAGTACCTCAGCAAGCTAAGGGAACTATGGCTACGAAACAACCCCATCGAGACACTGCCGGCATTTGCCTTTCACCGGGTTCCCTCTTTACGCCGTCTCGATCTAGGGGAACTCAGGAAGCTGGATTTCATCTCAGAGGCTGCTTTCGAAGGTCTGGTCAACTTGCGTTTCTTGAATCTTGGCATGTGCGGCTTGAAGGACATCCCTAACCTCACCCCACTGGTACGACTAGAGGAGTTGGAGTTGTCAGGGAACCAGCTGGGGATAGTTAGGCCAGGATCTTTCCAGGGCCTGGTGTCGCTTCGCAAGCTGTGGCTCATGCACTCCAGAGTGTCAGTTATCGAACGCAACGCCTTTGATGACCTCAAAAACTTGGAGGAGCTCAACCTTTCCCACAATTCCCTGCATTCTCTGCCCCATGACCTCTTCACCCCTTTGCACCAGTTGGAGAGGGTACATCTCAACCACAACCCTTGGGTGTGCAACTGTGATGTTCTGTGGCTCAGCTGGTGGCTGAAAGAAACAGTCCCCAGCAACACCACATGTTGCGCTCGCTGCCATGCGCCCCCGGGTCTGAAGGGAAAGTACATTGGGGAACTGGACCAGAGCCACTTTACCTGCTATGCCCCAGTGATTGTTGAGCCACCCACTGACCTCAACGTCACTGAGGGCAtggctgctgagctgaaatGTCGCACTGGAACCTCCATGACCTCTGTGAATTGGTTCACTCCAAACGGCACACTGATGACCCACGGATCATATCGAGTTAGGATCTCAGTGCTTCACGACGGAACGCTGAACTTCACTAATGTGACCGTGCAAGACACTGGGCAGTACACTTGCATGGTAACCAACTCTGCTGGAAACACAACTGCAACGGCCGTGCTCAATGTGTCTGCTTCAGACCCCAGCAACAGCTACAGCTATTTCACCACTGTCACTGTGGAAACAGTGGAGACAGtaagaggagatgaggagaacTCAGCGAGACAGTACATTAACGAGACCTTCATAGATTTTCCTAATCCTACTGTCCAAAGAGGGGTGTTGGAGGGCCGACCTGGCATCACTATATcgccttctctctcctctctttcctcactGTCTCCACGAGCCAACAGAGCTACTGAAAACGCAGTGACTGTGTCCATAATGGATGTAACTAACATTCCAGGCCTGGATGATGTAATGAAAACAACTAAAATCATCATTGGTTGCTTCGTGGCCATTACTTTTATGGCAGCTGTAATGCTGGTGGTCTTCTACAAGCTCCGGAAGCAGCACCAGCTACACAAGCACCACGGTCCTGCCAGAGCCATCGAAATTGTCAATGTAGAAGATGAGATCGGAGCCGGGGCCGGGAGCGGCATCTCAGGTGGTTCAACGATGAATTCTGGCACTGGTGGAGAAGGAACCCTAAGGATACATCACCCGGAAATAGTCAACCTTCCCAACATTGGGCGTACAGATACTCTCAACCATTACTACAAGACCCATCATTTCAACAACAATGTGATGGGTCTTAGTATTGGCCCCGAGGGAATGGGACCAGGAGGGATGCTCAATAACAAGAACCAAGGCATGGATATCCCCATCTCCTGTACCTCGGTCCCCATCTCTACATCTAATTTGCTCTCCTCATCAGGCAACGGCACCAACACCAACCCCAGTATGTCCCCACCACTGCCGATGTCCCTCCCCATGCCTACTATGGGCTTACATGGATCGATCAAGGGTTTCATGGGCCAAAACCAGAATCCCCAAATGGAGCCCCTTCTCTTCAAGGGGAGCTCGAAGGAAAACGTCCAAGAGACTCagatctaaaaaacaaaaagcgagAGTATAGAGGGAGAGTGAGCACGAGtcggagacagagaggggattGATGTTGGGTTTATGCGCGGAATGATTAGACACTAGAGTGCATTGACATTACACCAGGAGAGAGGATAGACTGACACGgcaatacacaaacacatagacTTATCCGTGACAGTGTACTGAGCCAAGGATTACCACAATGGGCCACTTGTGTTTGTAGTAACGATCATGGCCATGGAGATCAAGGAATGGACATTGCTACAATGTAAATCTGTGCcaaagcaaatgttttttgCAGTTTCTACAAGCTGTGTTCTCATAGGGAAAAACTAGCCTTTCAGAGTAATCAGTCCCCAAATCGTTGTTGGCCAGCAGAGATGAAAGACATGCATAGCTCTCACCACACTGAAGATCGGAGATATTACAGAACAAAAATCCAAGAGACATTTTTCttccacacaaaacacaagccACACTCTCTCTCGAGTGACTCGACAGACTCCCTCAAGGTGACAATTATGTAGGCATAAATAGATGGACAAAAAGGTACAGTGCAGTACAAACTACTGTGAAAAATCcacaaattatataaatatattttcatttaaatatgtatCATTGCAGACTCCGATGCAGAGATATTTTGGGGTGGATGTATAAGCTGGTAtagtttgtttctttgtgaatAATCAGGGGCGGTGATCGTGGAGGTTGGTTATGATACATGTT
It includes:
- the LOC141015876 gene encoding leucine-rich repeat-containing protein 4B-like codes for the protein MRLVMVTSPCTPSPLLWLVQLLLWFHNHGPQLTEAAPPCPSLCTCSNQASRVICTRKSLDQVPESISENTRYLNLQENTIQVIKSDTFKHLRHLEILQLSKNHIRQIEVGAFNGLPNLNTLELFDNRLTVVPSQAFEYLSKLRELWLRNNPIETLPAFAFHRVPSLRRLDLGELRKLDFISEAAFEGLVNLRFLNLGMCGLKDIPNLTPLVRLEELELSGNQLGIVRPGSFQGLVSLRKLWLMHSRVSVIERNAFDDLKNLEELNLSHNSLHSLPHDLFTPLHQLERVHLNHNPWVCNCDVLWLSWWLKETVPSNTTCCARCHAPPGLKGKYIGELDQSHFTCYAPVIVEPPTDLNVTEGMAAELKCRTGTSMTSVNWFTPNGTLMTHGSYRVRISVLHDGTLNFTNVTVQDTGQYTCMVTNSAGNTTATAVLNVSASDPSNSYSYFTTVTVETVETVRGDEENSARQYINETFIDFPNPTVQRGVLEGRPGITISPSLSSLSSLSPRANRATENAVTVSIMDVTNIPGLDDVMKTTKIIIGCFVAITFMAAVMLVVFYKLRKQHQLHKHHGPARAIEIVNVEDEIGAGAGSGISGGSTMNSGTGGEGTLRIHHPEIVNLPNIGRTDTLNHYYKTHHFNNNVMGLSIGPEGMGPGGMLNNKNQGMDIPISCTSVPISTSNLLSSSGNGTNTNPSMSPPLPMSLPMPTMGLHGSIKGFMGQNQNPQMEPLLFKGSSKENVQETQI